One region of Brassica napus cultivar Da-Ae chromosome A10, Da-Ae, whole genome shotgun sequence genomic DNA includes:
- the LOC106401991 gene encoding pentatricopeptide repeat-containing protein At5g55740, chloroplastic encodes MASLPFSTIPIKLPHSVSTKPHDEQPRNPYFHSVSSLCKNGEIKEALSLVTEMDFRNVRIGPEIYGEILQGCVYERDFHTGRQIHARILKNGDFYAKNEYIETKLVIFYAKCDALEIAEALFSKLRVRNVFSWAAIIGVKCRMGLVEGALMGFVEMLKDEIFPDNFVVPNVCKACGALQWRGFGRGVHGYVAKSGLDDCVFVASSLADMYGKCGVLDDARKVFDEIPERNVVAWNALMVGYVQNGMNEEAIRLMCDMREEGVEPTRVTVSTCLSASANMGGVEEGKQSHALAVVNGLELDNILGTSVLNFYCKVGLVEYAEMVFDRMVGKDVVTWNLLISGYVQQGLVEDAIRMCKLMRLEKLKFDCVTLSTLMSTAARTQNSKLGKEVQCYCIRHSFESDIVLASTAVDMYAKCGSIVDAKKVFDSTVQKDLILWNTLLAAYAESGLSGEALRLFYEMQLESVPPNVITWNLIILSLLRNGQVDEAKEMFLQMQSSGIVPTIVSWTTMMNGLVQNGCSEEAIHYLRKMQEYGMRPNVFSITVALSACANLASLHFGRSVHGYIIRNRLHSSSVSIETSLVDMYAKCGDISKAEKVFRRKLFSELPLYNAMISAYALYGNVEEAMALYRSLDDMGIKPDNITFTNILSACNHAGDINQAIEIFSDMVSKHGVKPCLEHYGLMVDLLASAGETEKALRLMEEMPYEPDARMIQSLLATCNKEHKTELVEYLSKQLLESEPDNSGNYVTISNAYAVEGSWDEVVKMREMMKAKGLKKQPGCSWIRVKREEEEEVQVFVANDKTHLRNNEIRRMLALLLNDMRSDSK; translated from the coding sequence ATGGCTTCTCTTCCTTTCAGCACTATCCCGATCAAACTTCCACATTCAGTGTCAACAAAACCTCACGATGAACAACCTCGCAATCCTTACTTTCACAGCGTTTCGTCTCTATGTAAGAACGGCGAGATCAAAGAAGCTCTGAGCTTAGTCACGGAGATGGATTTCAGAAACGTACGTATCGGTCCCGAGATATACGGCGAAATCCTCCAAGGGTGCGTTTACGAGAGAGACTTCCACACGGGGCGGCAAATCCACGCTCGTATCTTGAAGAACGGCGACTTCTACGCCAAAAACGAGTACATCGAGACCAAACTGGTGATCTTCTACGCGAAATGCGATGCTCTGGAGATCGCTGAGGCTCTCTTCTCGAAACTGAGGGTTCGGAATGTGTTCTCTTGGGCGGCGATCATCGGCGTGAAATGCAGGATGGGACTCGTCGAAGGAGCTTTGATGGGTTTCGTTGAGATGCTTAAAGATGAGATTTTTCCTGATAATTTCGTGGTTCCGAATGTTTGCAAAGCGTGCGGTGCGTTGCAGTGGAGAGGGTTTGGGAGAGGGGTTCATGGGTACGTGGCAAAATCTGGTCTTGACGATTGTGTGTTCGTGGCGAGTAGCTTGGCGGATATGTACGGGAAGTGCGGGGTTTTGGATGATGCGaggaaggtgttcgatgaaattcCTGAGAGAAATGTTGTTGCTTGGAATGCATTGATGGTTGGTTATGTGCAAAACGGGATGAACGAGGAAGCGATTCGGCTTATGTGTGATATGAGGGAGGAAGGTGTTGAGCCGACTCGAGTCACTGTCTCGACTTGCTTGTCTGCTTCTGCTAATATGGGTGGGGTTGAAGAGGGGAAACAGTCTCATGCCCTTGCTGTTGTGAATGGGTTAGAGCTTGATAATATACTTGGAACGTCGGTATTGAATTTCTATTGTAAGGTTGGTTTGGTTGAGTATGCTGAGATGGTGTTTGATCGAATGGTTGGCAAAGATGTGGTGACGTGGAATCTGCTTATCTCCGGGTATGTTCAGCAAGGGCTGGTGGAAGATGCTATCCGCATGTGCAAGTTGATGAGACTAGAGAAGCTGAAGTTCGATTGCGTCACTTTATCGACGTTAATGTCGACTGCTGCCCGTACTCAGAACTCAAAACTCGGGAAAGAGGTGCAGTGTTATTGCATCAGACACAGTTTTGAATCCGATATCGTTTTAGCAAGTACCGCGGTTGATATGTATGCCAAGTGTGGTAGTATTGTTGATGCTAAGAAAGTGTTTGATTCCACGGTACAAAAGGACTTGATACTGTGGAATACATTACTTGCAGCATACGCAGAGTCTGGTCTTAGCGGAGAGGCTTTGAGATTGTTCTATGAGATGCAGCTAGAGAGTGTACCACCAAATGTGATAACATGGAATTTGATCATTCTAAGTCTTCTCAGGAACGGTCAGGTAGATGAGGCCAAGGAAATGTTCTTGCAGATGCAATCTTCAGGCATAGTTCCGACTATAGTCTCTTGGACCACTATGATGAATGGTTTGGTACAGAATGGTTGCAGTGAGGAGGCAATTCATTATCTGAGAAAGATGCAAGAATATGGGATGAGACCAAATGTCTTTAGCATCACCGTCGCACTCTCTGCTTGCGCAAATCTAGCATCATTGCATTTCGGAAGATCAGTACATGGATACATCATAAGAAATCGGCTGCATTCCTCTTCCGTTTCTATCGAGACTTCTTTGGTTGACATGTATGCTAAATGTGGAGATATAAGCAAAGCGGAGAAGGTTTTCCGAAGAAAGTTATTCAGCGAGTTGCCTCTCTACAATGCCATGATCTCGGCCTATGCGTTGTATGGTAACGTGGAAGAAGCAATGGCGTTATACAGAAGCTTGGACGATATGGGCATCAAACCAGACAACATAACATTCACGAACATCTTATCTGCTTGTAACCACGCTGGAGATATTAACCAAGCTATCGAAATTTTCTCTGATATGGTTTCAAAGCATGGCGTGAAACCATGCTTGGAACATTATGGACTAATGGTAGATCTTCTTGCATCAGCTGGAGAAACAGAAAAAGCCTTACGGTTAATGGAGGAAATGCCATACGAGCCAGATGCAAGAATGATCCAGTCCTTGTTAGCTACTTGCAACAAGGAACATAAGACTGAGCTTGTAGAGTACTTATCAAAGCAGCTGTTGGAATCAGAACCTGATAACTCCGGGAACTATGTGACGATATCTAACGCGTATGCAGTTGAAGGAAGTTGGGATGAAGTTGTGAAGATGAGAGAGATGATGAAAGCTAAAGGGTTGAAGAAACAGCCTGGATGCAGTTGGATTCGGGTtaaaagagaggaagaagaagaagtccaaGTGTTTGTTGCCAATGATAAGACACATCTTAGGAACAATGAGATACGAAGGATGTTAGCTTTGTTACTAAATGATATGCGTTCCGATTCCAAATGA
- the LOC106401992 gene encoding chitin-binding lectin 1-like, giving the protein MLSLQAYFSIIFYISLLSFVNVNSASDSNSGLCSPYPCNQPPQPPSSSGYSPYGNPPPPSSPSSPSSPPPPPRSQCPPVSPTGCCNQPPQSTYYSPPYPYFYTPPYPYGTLGGGDQSGGGQGAGGGGTVAAAAYYASCSLPVYALMLLLSCAFVVF; this is encoded by the coding sequence ATGTTGTCTCTTCAAGCTTATTTCTCTATTATCTTTTATATATCCCTTCTCAGCTTTGTCAATGTAAACTCAGCTTCGGATTCAAACTCTGGTCTCTGCTCTCCTTACCCATGTAACCAACCGCCTCAACCACCTTCCTCTTCAGGCTACTCTCCATATGGTAATCCTCCTCCACCGTCTTCACCGTCTTCGCCGTCTTCACCACCCCCACCGCCGCGTTCTCAATGCCCTCCTGTTTCTCCAACAGGCTGTTGCAACCAACCACCACAGTCTACGTATTATTCTCCTCCGTATCCTTACTTTTACACTCCTCCTTATCCTTACGGTACTCTCGGCGGAGGAGACCAAAGCGGTGGCGGCCAAGGAGCTGGAGGTGGCGGAACCGTAGCAGCGGCAGCTTACTATGCTTCTTGTTCCTTGCCGGTTTACGCTTTGATGCTTTTGTTATCTTGTGCTTTTGTTGTATTCTAG
- the LOC106399417 gene encoding nicotinamide/nicotinic acid mononucleotide adenylyltransferase, whose protein sequence is MDVSLPVDKLSTESKPQDKACVVLVATGSFNPPTFMHLRMFELARDALHSEGFHVLGGYMSPVNDAYEKKGLLSAEHRLKMCNLACKSSDFIMVDPWEASQDSYQRSLMVLSRVKTFLTTNRRVPEESLKVMLLCGSDLLQSFCTPGVWIPEQVKAICKDYGIVCIRREGQDVESMIFGDRILYETRDNIRIVNNFVPNQISSSRLRQCISRGLSVKYLTEDGVIDYIKQHQLYTELE, encoded by the exons ATGGATGTCTCCTTACCAGTCGATAAGCTATCTACTGAATCAAAACCTCA GGACAAAGCTTGTGTAGTGCTTGTGGCAACTGGGAGTTTCAACCCTCCTACGTTCATGCATTTACGCATGTTTG agCTGGCAAGAGATGCATTACACTCGGAGGGATTTCATGTTCTTGGAGGCTATATGTCCCCTGTAAATGATGCATACGAGAAGAAG GGACTTTTATCCGCAGAGCATCGTTTAAAGATGTGTAATCTAGCCTGCAAAAGCTCCGACTTTATAATGGTTGATCCTTGGGAG GCATCCCAAGACAGCTACCAACGAAGTTTGATGGTTTTATCTAGGGTCAAGACTTTTCTTACAACAAATAGACGTGTACCCGAGG AATCTCTCAAAGTCATGCTACTGTGTGGCTCGGATTTACTCCAATCTTTCTGCACTCCCGGTGTTTGGATCCCTGAACAG GTAAAGGCCATTTGCAAAGACTATGGCATTGTGTGCATCCGTAGAGAAGGACAAGATGTTGAAAGTATGATCTTTGGTGACAGAATCCTATACGAAACCCGT GATAACATTAGAATCGTCAACAACTTTGTTCCTAATCAGATTAGCTCAAGTAGATTAAG GCAATGCATTTCGCGAGGACTATCAGTTAAGTACTTGACTGAAGATGGAGTAATAGATTATATCAAACAACACCAACTTTACACTGAGCTCGAATGA
- the LOC106397812 gene encoding transcription termination factor MTEF18, mitochondrial-like: MSLIRKPRFFFSLLKPFNPRSFATVGTGEKLSVRTRLENQRKAQTAMLDYFYITRGLQFLVAESMSKNAPLFNDNLLEKLDCDTPADDADIALSITRFLRFHPINEFEPFFESLGLKPSEYNHLLPSDKMFLNEDAFLLENYNTFWIYGIGLKQMGKIFKEARGVFGYETGLLASKIKAFEDLGLSKSFVSRIIACSPRILVGDMNVEVGKALEILKTIGIGVEWVNENLSEDEEESYDWRFMHRVLSLLRGLFVNDSELRELVKKHPRLVFEDSGEWTLFLAGFLTKLGSSKSELSSFFLKFPETEVKKCVLNLRHCFLFLKKIKMECDEIGKIFRSHSSWLGACSLKKPRTLLDRLNVGTRRLCQVIQENPEVMKKWTMGLKVQPLPPTGEEETSRLMKTQFLINLGYEENSEEMERAVKKFRGRGSELQQRFDFLVGLGLNEKDVRNMVNAFPQILCQASDLLEAKINYIVNELGYPFSIFVSFPSCLVFTLQRMKLRLGMIPFMEGKVKAISSLLGCSDQHFVSHYVNRHPDGPKHWEDLKKQILYV; the protein is encoded by the coding sequence ATGTCTCTAATTCGAAAACCTAGATTCTTCTTCTCCCTTCTCAAACCCTTTAACCCGAGGTCTTTCGCCACCGTCGGCACCGGCGAGAAACTGAGTGTTAGAACACGACTCGAGAATCAGAGAAAGGCTCAGACCGCGATGTTAGATTACTTCTACATCACGAGAGGGTTACAGTTTCTGGTCGCAGAGAGTATGAGCAAGAACGCGCCTCTTTTCAACGATAATCTCTTAGAGAAGCTGGATTGTGACACTCCCGCTGATGATGCTGACATCGCTTTATCGATCACTAGGTTTCTACGGTTCCACCCCATAAACGAGTTCGAGCCTTTCTTCGAGAGTCTAGGCCTGAAGCCATCTGAGTATAATCATCTGCTTCCTAGTGATAAGATGTTTTTGAATGAAGATGCTTTTTTGCTTGAGAATTACAATACTTTTTGGATCTATGGGATTGGGTTGAAGCAGATGGGGAAGATCTTTAAGGAAGCTAGGGGAGTTTTTGGGTATGAGACGGGGCTTTTAGCTTCAAAGATTAAAGCTTTCGAGGATTTGGGGTTGAGTAAGTCGTTTGTATCGAGGATTATTGCGTGTAGCCCGAGGATACTCGTTGGGGATATGAACGTTGAAGTGGGTAAGGCTTTAGAGATTCTGAAAACTATAGGGATTGGTGTTGAGTGGGTTAATGAGAACTTGTCAGAGGATGAGGAGGAGTCTTATGATTGGAGGTTTATGCACCGGGTCTTAAGCTTGCTTAGAGGTCTCTTTGTGAATGATAGTGAGCTACGTGAGTTAGTGAAGAAACATCCAAGACTTGTTTTCGAGGATTCAGGGGAGTGGACGCTGTTTCTAGCTGGGTTTCTAACCAAGCTTGGGTCATCTAAGAGTGAACTCTCTTCGTTTTTTCTTAAGTTCCCGGAAACTGAGGTGAAGAAATGTGTTTTGAATCTAAGGCATTGCTTCTTGTTCCTGAAGAAGATCAAGATGGAGTGTGATGAGATTGGTAAGATTTTTCGTTCTCACTCCTCTTGGCTTGGTGCATGTTCTTTGAAGAAACCCAGAACCTTACTCGATAGACTGAACGTTGGAACTAGGCGGCTTTGTCAAGTCATCCAAGAAAACCCAGAGGTGATGAAAAAATGGACTATGGGTTTAAAGGTGCAGCCACTGCCTCCTACAGGGGAAGAGGAAACGTCGAGGTTGATGAAGACACAGTTCTTGATCAACCTCGGATACGAGGAGAACTCTGAGGAGATGGAGCGAGCTGTCAAGAAGTTCCGTGGGAGAGGATCAGAACTCCAACAAAGATTCGATTTCCTTGTGGGTTTGGGTCTGAATGAGAAGGATGTCCGAAATATGGTGAACGCTTTCCCTCAGATCCTATGTCAAGCATCTGATCTCCTGGAAGCGAAGATTAACTACATTGTCAACGAACTTGGTTATCCGTTTTCGATCTTTGTGAGTTTCCCTTCGTGTCTAGTGTTTACACTCCAGCGGATGAAGCTCAGGTTGGGGATGATTCCGTTTATGGAAGGTAAAGTAAAGGCAATTAGCAGTTTGCTTGGGTGCTCGGACCAACATTTTGTGTCTCACTATGTAAACCGCCACCCTGATGGGCCTAAACACTGGGAGGATTTGAAGAAACAGATTCTCTATGTGTAG